From Polynucleobacter sp. JS-JIR-II-b4, a single genomic window includes:
- a CDS encoding SDR family NAD(P)-dependent oxidoreductase encodes MESKHPPGLPTDLTNRVVFVSGGGSAGPGWSIGRASCVTYARLGAKVCVVDRDQASAEETTQIILDEGGIAQTFVGDVSEELDVTRLFDEARKQFGPIDVLHHNVGIGKVGGPMETSAEDFDRIHKVNVRSLLLAAQEVLPEMVSRGTGNIIAISSVAGMRYLGYPHLAYSVTKAANTQFIRMIAQQYADKGIRANTVVPGLIDTPRIAHTVAKMFSENGLDEARAARDKQVPMGRSGTAWDVANACAFLVSDAAAYITGTELVVDGGLTGKYV; translated from the coding sequence ATGGAAAGTAAACATCCTCCTGGTTTACCAACTGATCTCACTAATCGGGTGGTCTTTGTTTCTGGCGGTGGATCTGCTGGGCCAGGTTGGAGCATCGGTAGAGCCTCGTGTGTGACCTACGCCCGATTAGGCGCAAAGGTTTGCGTGGTCGATCGCGATCAAGCATCTGCAGAAGAAACAACCCAGATCATTTTGGATGAAGGCGGTATCGCCCAGACATTTGTTGGCGATGTTTCTGAAGAACTTGATGTAACAAGACTCTTTGACGAAGCACGTAAACAATTTGGTCCTATTGATGTTCTGCACCACAACGTGGGCATTGGCAAAGTTGGCGGACCAATGGAAACCAGTGCTGAAGATTTTGATCGCATTCATAAAGTTAATGTGCGGAGCTTATTGCTAGCAGCTCAAGAAGTCTTACCTGAAATGGTGTCGCGCGGTACCGGCAATATCATTGCCATTTCCTCTGTGGCCGGTATGCGCTACTTAGGCTACCCACATTTAGCCTACAGCGTTACCAAGGCTGCTAATACCCAATTTATTAGGATGATTGCTCAACAATATGCGGATAAAGGAATTCGGGCCAATACAGTAGTGCCAGGCCTAATAGATACTCCACGTATTGCCCATACCGTAGCAAAGATGTTCTCTGAAAACGGTCTTGATGAAGCTCGTGCCGCACGTGATAAGCAGGTACCTATGGGACGCTCTGGCACAGCCTGGGACGTAGCAAACGCTTGCGCCTTTTTGGTCTCAGATGCTGCTGCCTACATTACAGGCACTGAGCTGGTGGTTGATGGTGGTCTGACCGGGAAATATGTCTAA
- a CDS encoding SDR family oxidoreductase has protein sequence MGSRECVLVTGASRGIGRAISERLIADGMHVINFDKEAPAKITEHEIFVKVDVSDEKVLRDALADATSSHLITRLVNNAGIVRPATIEKTTIADLQAVMSVNVAAAIICVQAVLPAMKAAHFGRIVNIASRAALGKEERISYATSKAGLLGLTRTLALELASDGITVNAIGPGPIATELFQSANPPGAPATQHILDSVPLGRIGQPDEVAHIAASLLDHRAGFTTGQIVYVCGGMTVGLTQ, from the coding sequence ATGGGCTCTAGAGAATGTGTATTAGTTACAGGTGCTAGCCGCGGCATTGGGCGCGCAATATCAGAACGCCTGATTGCCGATGGTATGCATGTGATTAATTTTGATAAAGAAGCGCCTGCAAAAATTACTGAGCATGAAATTTTTGTCAAAGTAGATGTTTCAGATGAAAAAGTATTGCGTGATGCATTGGCAGATGCGACTTCCAGTCATTTGATTACTCGCTTAGTGAATAACGCAGGTATCGTTCGCCCTGCCACTATAGAGAAAACTACGATTGCAGATCTTCAGGCTGTAATGAGCGTCAATGTCGCCGCTGCCATTATTTGCGTTCAAGCCGTACTCCCCGCCATGAAAGCCGCTCATTTTGGTCGTATTGTGAATATCGCTAGTCGCGCAGCTTTGGGCAAAGAAGAGCGAATTTCCTATGCAACCTCGAAAGCAGGATTGCTAGGCTTGACTCGCACATTGGCTTTAGAGCTGGCTAGCGATGGCATCACGGTGAATGCTATTGGGCCAGGCCCTATTGCTACAGAGCTCTTTCAGAGTGCGAATCCTCCTGGCGCACCTGCTACACAACATATCTTGGATAGCGTCCCGCTAGGTCGTATTGGCCAACCAGACGAAGTTGCCCATATTGCTGCTTCACTACTGGATCATCGCGCCGGCTTTACTACTGGTCAGATTGTTTATGTTTGTGGCGGCATGACAGTGGGACTGACCCAATAA
- a CDS encoding citryl-CoA lyase, which yields MTDKKTPITGLCTHTLTSLHYRDADLVEDLMGKKTFTEVMLMQILGREPRGVDIRITDVVLIVLMEHGLTPSAIATRLIYMSAPENLQGAVSAGLLAVGSSFIGTMENCSALLDRIIASKDQYAEALLIAQHYKSIKGAVPGFGHHLHKPVDPRAYKLLDMGRAEKELKGNHIRALETLSKAVDEVAGRPITINATGAVAALLGEIGIPTAVMRGFAVISRSAGLVAHIVEEQQSPSGRFIWDTIEHAIPFVDGANKIG from the coding sequence ATGACTGACAAAAAAACTCCTATCACTGGCTTATGCACCCACACCCTGACTAGCCTGCATTATCGCGATGCAGATTTGGTAGAAGATTTAATGGGCAAGAAAACATTTACCGAAGTGATGTTGATGCAGATCCTCGGTAGAGAGCCTCGTGGTGTCGATATCCGCATTACTGATGTGGTGCTCATTGTGCTGATGGAGCATGGGCTAACGCCTAGTGCGATTGCCACACGCTTGATCTATATGAGTGCCCCAGAGAACCTTCAGGGCGCAGTATCTGCTGGCTTACTTGCTGTAGGCAGCTCCTTTATTGGCACAATGGAAAATTGCTCTGCCTTGCTAGATCGGATTATTGCCTCTAAAGACCAATATGCTGAAGCCCTTTTGATTGCGCAACATTACAAGAGCATTAAAGGTGCCGTTCCTGGCTTTGGTCATCACTTACATAAGCCCGTAGATCCACGTGCTTACAAACTATTAGACATGGGCCGCGCTGAGAAAGAACTTAAAGGCAATCACATTCGTGCGCTAGAAACTTTATCCAAGGCAGTGGATGAAGTGGCTGGTCGTCCTATTACGATTAATGCGACTGGTGCCGTTGCCGCCCTGCTTGGTGAGATTGGCATACCTACTGCTGTAATGCGTGGCTTTGCCGTTATATCCCGTTCGGCTGGCTTAGTGGCCCATATTGTTGAGGAACAACAAAGCCCATCCGGTCGCTTTATTTGGGACACCATTGAACATGCCATTCCGTTTGTGGATGGCGCCAACAAGATTGGCTAA
- a CDS encoding class I adenylate-forming enzyme family protein, whose translation MFPIDFFWGAAQRWPDRIAIDTPSGPIHYATLAKRVKALAAGLTALDPTLQSRVAICAGNSDDHITALLAILACGKVWVPLNPKSTHPEIQRIVNVTEPSIVILDAANQALLKGAAGAWVYTGADSDASARSMNELIQLHEDAPQPSFELPLDAIQAIKFTGGTTGAPKGVMQPYRAWMANITNQIQVWGFDEHERYVVAAPITHGTSTYIVPILAQGGCHVILDGAGAEVVRTAFRERRGTVCFMPPTLVYMLMALPNASRDDYPKLRRLIYGGAPMPPEQVRKVRDFFGPVLGTTYGQTEAPQILTVMRPEDFEDPNNWAAVGRPTWFSDVVIMSPEGKLLPTGEIGEVVARGDLLMNGYWRMPEKTAETIIDGWLHTGDRGLIDERGFLYLKDRLKDIVITGGFNVYPVDVENALSQHPAVHECLVFGLPDEKWGETVQAAVQLHPGQKADEAELIAFVRNLLGPVQTPKRVHFYDSLPRSNVGKLLKSAVIQKLQTPA comes from the coding sequence ATGTTTCCGATTGATTTTTTTTGGGGGGCTGCACAACGTTGGCCCGATCGCATTGCCATTGACACACCGAGTGGCCCGATTCATTACGCCACCTTAGCTAAGCGTGTTAAAGCACTAGCAGCGGGGCTTACCGCATTAGATCCAACTTTACAGAGTCGAGTAGCTATTTGCGCGGGTAATAGCGATGATCACATTACTGCCCTGCTAGCAATTTTGGCTTGCGGCAAGGTATGGGTACCACTGAACCCTAAGAGCACCCACCCTGAGATTCAGCGCATTGTTAATGTCACCGAGCCTTCTATTGTGATTTTGGATGCCGCCAATCAAGCATTACTGAAAGGCGCTGCGGGAGCATGGGTTTATACAGGCGCTGATTCTGACGCTTCTGCGCGCAGCATGAATGAATTAATTCAATTGCACGAGGATGCTCCGCAACCTTCTTTTGAATTACCTCTAGATGCAATTCAGGCGATCAAATTTACTGGCGGCACAACTGGGGCACCTAAAGGTGTGATGCAGCCCTACCGCGCTTGGATGGCAAACATCACTAATCAGATTCAGGTATGGGGATTTGATGAGCATGAGCGCTATGTTGTTGCTGCTCCGATTACCCATGGCACATCTACCTATATCGTTCCCATCTTGGCGCAAGGTGGTTGTCATGTGATTCTGGATGGTGCAGGCGCTGAAGTAGTGAGAACAGCCTTTCGTGAACGACGCGGTACTGTTTGCTTCATGCCGCCAACTCTTGTTTATATGTTGATGGCATTACCTAATGCATCTAGAGATGATTATCCAAAATTACGAAGGTTGATTTATGGGGGTGCGCCAATGCCTCCAGAGCAGGTTCGTAAGGTGCGTGATTTCTTTGGTCCAGTGCTGGGTACGACCTATGGTCAAACCGAAGCGCCGCAAATTTTGACGGTCATGCGGCCCGAGGATTTTGAAGATCCCAACAACTGGGCAGCCGTTGGCAGGCCTACTTGGTTTAGTGATGTGGTCATCATGTCACCCGAAGGAAAACTATTACCTACCGGTGAAATCGGTGAAGTAGTTGCCCGAGGTGATCTGCTGATGAATGGCTATTGGCGCATGCCTGAAAAGACAGCTGAAACCATTATCGATGGCTGGCTTCATACTGGTGATCGCGGCCTAATTGATGAACGTGGATTTTTGTATCTCAAGGATCGCCTTAAGGACATCGTGATTACTGGCGGATTTAATGTGTACCCAGTGGATGTTGAGAACGCCTTAAGTCAGCACCCTGCCGTTCACGAATGCCTTGTCTTTGGTCTCCCTGATGAAAAATGGGGTGAAACTGTTCAAGCTGCCGTCCAATTACATCCTGGGCAAAAAGCGGATGAAGCAGAGCTAATTGCATTTGTTCGAAATTTATTGGGGCCAGTACAAACTCCTAAACGTGTTCACTTCTACGACAGCTTGCCTCGCTCCAATGTAGGAAAGTTACTGAAGAGTGCAGTGATTCAAAAACTTCAAACTCCTGCCTAG